From Thermomonas sp. XSG, one genomic window encodes:
- the hfq gene encoding RNA chaperone Hfq gives MTKSQSLQDPFLNALRRERVPVSIYLVNGIKLQGTIESFDQFVILLRNTVSQMVYKHAISTVVPARNVRLGGAGESGDAGEPVQPQVEAD, from the coding sequence ATGACGAAGTCGCAGTCCTTGCAGGATCCGTTCCTGAACGCTTTGCGCCGCGAGCGCGTACCGGTGTCCATCTACCTGGTCAACGGCATCAAGCTGCAGGGCACCATCGAGTCCTTCGACCAGTTCGTCATCCTGCTGCGCAACACCGTCAGCCAGATGGTCTACAAGCACGCGATTTCCACCGTGGTGCCGGCGCGCAACGTGCGCCTGGGCGGGGCGGGGGAATCCGGCGATGCCGGCGAGCCCGTGCAGCCGCAGGTCGAAGCCGACTGA
- the hflX gene encoding ribosome rescue GTPase HflX — MFERSRGGENALLIQPHAGGPPAEGVLEEFAELARSAGARVLATLPARIDKPNPSILIGTGKLEEVRAACEATGADLVLVNHALTPIQERNLEKALERRVVDRTGLILDIFAQRARSHEGKLQVELAQLRHMATRLVRGWTHLERQRGGSIGLRGPGETQLETDRRLLQKRMEMLQKRLEKVEVQHTQMRRARVRSELPRVALVGYTNAGKSTLFNALTGADAYAADQLFATLDPTVRRIMLPGGGVVLADTVGFVRDLPHELVAAFRSTLSEAREADLLLHVIDADDPLRDERMAQVDAVLHEIGAGDIPQLLVFNKIDRIEGAQPRIDARGEARAAVWLSARDGLGLDLLRDALGERLGLRRVVGEVHLPTDAGRLRARLHALDAVRAEHHEADGWRLSIDLPQADAARLAAQSDGAPLRALLPEEPEFPDEPHPADRFSVESGT; from the coding sequence TTGTTCGAACGCTCGCGCGGCGGTGAAAACGCGCTGCTGATCCAGCCCCACGCCGGCGGCCCGCCGGCCGAAGGCGTGCTGGAGGAATTCGCCGAGCTGGCGCGGTCTGCCGGTGCGCGCGTGCTGGCCACGCTGCCGGCGCGGATCGACAAGCCCAATCCGTCGATCCTGATCGGCACCGGCAAGCTCGAGGAGGTCAGGGCTGCCTGCGAGGCTACCGGTGCCGACCTGGTGCTGGTCAACCACGCACTCACGCCGATCCAGGAACGCAACCTGGAAAAAGCGCTGGAACGGCGGGTGGTGGACCGCACCGGGCTGATCCTGGACATCTTCGCCCAGCGGGCGCGCAGCCACGAGGGCAAGCTGCAGGTCGAACTGGCGCAGTTGCGCCACATGGCGACCCGACTGGTGCGCGGCTGGACCCACCTGGAGCGCCAACGTGGCGGTTCGATCGGCCTGCGCGGGCCCGGCGAAACCCAGCTGGAAACCGACCGCCGGCTCCTGCAGAAGCGCATGGAAATGCTGCAGAAGCGGCTGGAGAAGGTCGAGGTGCAGCACACCCAGATGCGCCGCGCGCGGGTGCGCAGCGAACTGCCGCGGGTGGCGCTGGTGGGCTACACCAACGCCGGCAAGTCGACCCTGTTCAATGCGCTGACCGGCGCCGATGCGTATGCCGCCGACCAGCTGTTCGCCACCCTGGATCCCACCGTGCGCAGGATCATGCTGCCGGGGGGCGGCGTGGTGCTGGCCGATACCGTCGGTTTCGTGCGCGACCTGCCGCACGAACTGGTGGCCGCGTTCCGCTCCACCCTGAGCGAGGCGCGTGAAGCCGACCTGTTGCTGCACGTCATCGATGCCGACGATCCGCTGCGCGACGAACGCATGGCCCAGGTCGATGCGGTGCTGCACGAGATCGGTGCCGGTGACATTCCGCAGCTGCTGGTGTTCAACAAGATCGACCGCATCGAAGGCGCGCAGCCGCGGATCGACGCGCGCGGCGAAGCGCGCGCCGCGGTCTGGCTGTCGGCGCGCGACGGACTGGGGCTGGACCTGCTGCGCGACGCCTTGGGCGAACGCCTCGGCCTGCGCCGCGTGGTCGGCGAGGTACACCTGCCCACCGACGCCGGCCGCCTGCGCGCGCGCCTGCACGCGCTGGACGCGGTCCGCGCCGAACACCACGAAGCGGACGGCTGGCGCCTGTCGATCGACCTGCCGCAGGCCGACGCCGCGCGGCTGGCGGCCCAATCCGACGGCGCGCCGCTGCGCGCGCTGCTGCCGGAGGAACCGGAGTTTCCGGATGAGCCCCACCCGGCGGACCGCTTCTCAGTAGAATCAGGCACATGA
- the hflK gene encoding FtsH protease activity modulator HflK yields the protein MAWNRPGGNSGRSMGGGFGRLLDKLPDFGGGGSPLRWIGLAFALWLAFNCFVLIAEQQRGVVLRFGMFDRVMQPGPSFKLPWPIERVIKVNATQIKNYEDRVPVLTSDENIVEVAVNVQYRVADPKLYLFGTRDGDEVLRQAALSTVREQVGRSTLDTVLGAREQLAVGARERLQKSLEAYRTGLVVTELNLPDARPPQQVKPAFDDVNSAQQDKERLISESRAYAAKVVPEARGQAARVRTVAEGYKTAEIARATGDAERFSLLVAQYKDAPEVTRKRLWLETVQDVLARNRKIVGGDGRQLIYVPMDGGAKQAPAQAVLPELLSPTVEAAAPEAQARPGRSGRPAGREESVR from the coding sequence ATGGCGTGGAACCGGCCCGGCGGCAATTCCGGCCGGTCCATGGGCGGTGGCTTTGGACGGTTGCTGGACAAGCTGCCGGACTTCGGCGGTGGCGGTAGCCCGTTGCGCTGGATAGGACTGGCGTTTGCGCTGTGGCTGGCGTTCAACTGCTTCGTGCTGATTGCCGAACAGCAGCGCGGGGTGGTGCTGCGCTTCGGCATGTTCGACCGAGTGATGCAGCCCGGCCCGAGCTTCAAGCTGCCGTGGCCGATCGAGCGCGTCATCAAGGTCAACGCCACCCAGATCAAGAACTATGAAGACCGCGTGCCGGTGCTGACCAGCGACGAGAACATCGTCGAGGTCGCGGTAAACGTGCAGTACCGCGTGGCCGATCCGAAGCTGTACCTGTTCGGCACCCGCGACGGCGACGAAGTGCTGCGTCAGGCCGCGCTGAGCACCGTGCGCGAGCAGGTGGGCCGTTCCACCCTCGATACCGTGCTGGGCGCGCGCGAGCAGCTGGCGGTAGGGGCGCGCGAGCGCCTGCAGAAGTCGCTGGAGGCCTATCGCACCGGTCTGGTGGTGACGGAACTCAATCTGCCGGACGCGCGTCCGCCGCAACAGGTCAAGCCGGCGTTCGACGACGTCAACAGCGCCCAGCAGGACAAGGAGCGGCTGATCTCGGAATCCCGCGCCTACGCCGCCAAGGTGGTGCCGGAAGCGCGCGGCCAGGCCGCGCGCGTGCGCACCGTGGCGGAAGGCTACAAGACCGCCGAGATCGCCCGCGCCACCGGTGACGCCGAGCGTTTCAGCCTGCTGGTGGCCCAGTACAAGGACGCGCCGGAAGTGACCCGCAAGCGCCTGTGGCTGGAAACCGTGCAGGACGTGCTGGCGCGCAACCGCAAGATCGTCGGTGGCGACGGTCGCCAGCTGATCTACGTGCCGATGGATGGCGGCGCCAAGCAGGCACCCGCGCAGGCGGTGCTTCCCGAACTGTTGTCGCCGACGGTCGAAGCCGCCGCGCCGGAGGCGCAGGCGCGCCCGGGCCGCAGCGGCCGTCCCGCCGGTCGTGAGGAGAGCGTGCGATGA
- the hflC gene encoding protease modulator HflC, whose protein sequence is MRFPGWMAAVVAALVLLMGSVFVVSEGHTAIVLNLGRVSRVDLGPGLHFKWPLVETARVFDKRLQVLPAEPERYLTSERKDVSVDFFAVGQIQDARAFYRATGGDEGAAVDRLAPIIKDALRNEINARTLQQAVSGDRTEIVKSQLDIINKGAATLGVRIIDLRIKQLDLPTDSRVIDDVYNRMRAQRQQVASRLRAEGEEQANEIRAGADRDQQVILAEAERDAQKLRGEGDAEAARIYADAANRDPSFYAFQRSLEAYRRAFSGGESVIVLERNDPFLQYMRSDR, encoded by the coding sequence ATGAGGTTCCCCGGATGGATGGCGGCGGTGGTTGCCGCGCTGGTGCTGCTGATGGGCTCGGTGTTCGTGGTCAGCGAAGGCCATACCGCGATCGTGTTGAACCTCGGCCGCGTGTCGCGGGTCGATCTGGGCCCCGGCCTGCACTTCAAGTGGCCGCTGGTGGAAACCGCGCGGGTGTTCGACAAGCGCCTGCAGGTGCTGCCTGCCGAGCCGGAGCGCTACCTGACCTCCGAGCGCAAGGACGTCAGCGTGGACTTCTTCGCGGTCGGCCAGATCCAGGATGCGCGCGCTTTCTATCGCGCCACCGGCGGCGACGAGGGCGCGGCGGTAGATCGCCTGGCGCCGATCATCAAGGACGCGCTGCGCAACGAGATCAACGCGCGGACGCTGCAGCAGGCGGTGTCGGGCGACCGTACCGAGATCGTCAAGAGCCAGCTGGACATCATCAACAAGGGTGCGGCCACGCTCGGCGTGCGGATCATCGACCTGCGCATCAAGCAGCTCGACCTGCCCACCGACAGCCGCGTCATCGATGACGTCTACAACCGCATGCGCGCCCAGCGCCAGCAGGTGGCCAGCCGCCTGCGCGCGGAGGGCGAGGAGCAGGCCAACGAGATCCGCGCCGGCGCCGACCGCGACCAGCAGGTGATCCTGGCCGAGGCCGAGCGCGATGCGCAGAAGCTGCGCGGTGAAGGCGATGCCGAGGCCGCGCGCATCTACGCCGATGCAGCCAACCGCGATCCGTCCTTCTACGCATTCCAGCGCAGCCTGGAGGCTTACCGCAGGGCGTTCTCCGGCGGTGAAAGCGTGATCGTGCTGGAGCGCAACGACCCGTTCCTGCAGTACATGCGCAGCGACCGCTGA
- a CDS encoding DUF2065 domain-containing protein: MADLWAALCLVAVIEGLFLFAAPGAWKRAAAQLLNLPDEHVRRIGGIVLALGLVSLWVVRG, encoded by the coding sequence GTGGCTGACCTCTGGGCCGCACTCTGCCTGGTGGCGGTCATCGAAGGCCTGTTCCTGTTCGCCGCGCCCGGTGCCTGGAAGCGTGCCGCGGCGCAGCTGCTGAACCTGCCCGACGAGCACGTGCGCCGGATCGGCGGCATAGTGCTGGCGCTCGGACTGGTGTCGCTGTGGGTGGTGCGCGGCTGA
- a CDS encoding adenylosuccinate synthase codes for MGQSVVVLGAQWGDEGKGKIVDLLTEDIGAVVRFQGGHNAGHTLVINGKKTVLHLIPSGILREGALCLIGNGVVISPAALRKEIEELESAGVDVRSRLKISPAAPLIMPYHIALDQAREKAAGGKAIGTTGRGIGPAYEDKVARRGIRIADLHYPEQLAEKLRSALDYHNFVLTKYLGVEPVDFDTVYAEALAFGEYVEPMKSDVAGICHELRKQGKRVLFEGAQGALLDIDHGTYPYVTSSNTTTGGALAGAGVGADAIDYVLGIAKAYATRVGGGPFPTELDDEVGQGIRDRGAEYGASTGRPRRCGWMDIVALKRAVAINGISGLCITKLDVLDGMETLKMCIAYEYRGKRTEYAPLDAQGWEEITPVYLEFPGWSENTHGITEWDKLPPAARAYLRALEELAGCPISIVSTGPDRDHTMVLRDPFA; via the coding sequence ATGGGCCAGTCGGTCGTGGTGTTGGGCGCCCAGTGGGGCGATGAGGGCAAGGGCAAGATCGTTGACCTGCTGACCGAGGACATCGGTGCGGTGGTGCGCTTCCAGGGCGGCCACAACGCCGGCCACACCCTGGTCATCAACGGCAAGAAGACGGTGCTGCACCTGATCCCGTCGGGCATCCTGCGCGAAGGCGCCCTGTGCCTGATCGGCAACGGCGTGGTGATCTCGCCGGCCGCCCTGCGCAAGGAGATCGAGGAACTCGAGTCCGCCGGTGTCGACGTGCGCAGCCGCCTGAAGATCTCGCCGGCCGCGCCGCTGATCATGCCTTACCACATCGCGCTGGATCAGGCGCGCGAGAAGGCCGCCGGCGGCAAGGCCATCGGCACCACCGGCCGCGGCATCGGCCCGGCCTACGAGGACAAGGTGGCGCGCCGCGGCATCCGCATCGCCGACCTGCACTATCCCGAGCAACTGGCCGAGAAGCTGCGCTCCGCGCTCGATTACCACAACTTCGTGCTGACCAAGTACCTGGGCGTGGAGCCGGTGGATTTCGACACCGTGTATGCCGAGGCGCTGGCGTTCGGCGAATACGTCGAGCCGATGAAGTCGGACGTGGCCGGCATCTGCCACGAGCTGCGCAAGCAGGGCAAGCGGGTGCTGTTCGAGGGCGCGCAGGGCGCGCTGCTGGACATCGACCACGGCACCTATCCCTACGTCACCAGCTCCAACACCACCACCGGCGGCGCGCTGGCCGGCGCGGGCGTGGGCGCGGACGCGATCGACTACGTGCTGGGCATCGCCAAGGCGTATGCGACGCGCGTTGGCGGCGGCCCGTTCCCGACCGAGCTCGACGACGAGGTCGGCCAGGGCATCCGTGACCGCGGCGCCGAGTACGGCGCGTCGACCGGGCGTCCGCGCCGCTGCGGCTGGATGGACATCGTGGCGCTCAAGCGCGCTGTGGCGATCAACGGCATCAGCGGCCTGTGCATCACCAAGCTCGACGTGCTGGACGGCATGGAGACGCTGAAGATGTGCATCGCCTACGAATACCGCGGCAAGCGCACCGAATATGCACCGCTGGATGCGCAGGGCTGGGAAGAAATCACCCCGGTGTACCTGGAGTTCCCGGGCTGGAGCGAGAACACCCACGGCATCACCGAATGGGACAAGCTGCCGCCGGCGGCGCGTGCCTACCTGCGTGCGCTGGAGGAGCTGGCGGGGTGCCCGATCTCGATCGTCAGCACCGGCCCGGACCGCGACCACACCATGGTGCTGCGCGACCCGTTCGCCTGA
- a CDS encoding hemolysin III family protein has protein sequence MQHTHSRSNVVPHPGEELANALTHGVGAAAALAGGAVLVTLVAIYGDGWQLAGAIVFGVALLLLYTASTLYHAISHPVVKGRLKVFDHCAIYLLIAGTYTPFTLVGLRGPTGWWLFGTIWTLALAGVVFKLFYTGRFKRLSTLIYIGMGWLVILAAKPMLHALGGGSLAWLLAGGVAYTAGTFFYMRPQLRWSHAIWHGFVIAGSVCHYVAVLLHLL, from the coding sequence ATGCAGCACACCCATTCCCGTTCCAATGTCGTCCCGCACCCCGGCGAGGAGCTCGCCAACGCGCTGACCCACGGCGTGGGCGCTGCCGCCGCGCTGGCCGGCGGCGCGGTGCTGGTCACCCTGGTCGCGATCTACGGCGACGGCTGGCAGCTGGCCGGGGCCATCGTCTTCGGCGTGGCGCTACTGCTGCTCTACACCGCCTCCACCCTGTACCACGCGATCTCGCATCCGGTGGTCAAGGGCCGGCTGAAGGTGTTCGACCACTGTGCGATCTACCTGCTGATCGCCGGCACCTACACGCCGTTCACCCTGGTGGGCCTGCGCGGCCCCACCGGCTGGTGGCTGTTCGGCACGATCTGGACGCTGGCACTGGCCGGGGTGGTGTTCAAGCTGTTCTACACCGGTCGCTTCAAGCGCCTGTCGACGCTGATCTACATCGGCATGGGCTGGCTGGTGATCCTGGCGGCCAAGCCCATGCTGCACGCGCTCGGCGGCGGTTCGCTGGCGTGGCTGCTGGCCGGCGGCGTGGCCTATACCGCCGGCACGTTCTTCTACATGCGCCCGCAGCTGCGCTGGTCGCATGCGATCTGGCACGGCTTCGTGATCGCCGGCAGCGTCTGCCACTACGTCGCGGTGCTGCTGCACTTGCTGTAA
- a CDS encoding M1 family metallopeptidase has product MRRILTIAIALALAGAGGAAYAQSIAAAPASAPVVVTTQLPRDVRPTNYDIEVEPHADRMAFDGKVRINVDVLAPTRSITLNAGDLEFGTVRLARANGKALAPKTSVDAAAQTATFSFDQTLPVGSYLLTIEYKGKIGTQANGLFALDYPTEAGKKRALYTQFENSDARRFIPSWDEPAHKATFRLAVTAPSAQMVVSNMPVASTHGLGDGRTLTLFKPTPKMSTYLLFLSVGEFDRAILADNGVEIGVIAQKGKVEQARFALEASRDVLREFNDYFGVEYPLPKLDNIAAPGRSQFFSAMENWGAIFTFEASLLLDPATSNVSDQQRVFTTAAHEIAHQWFGNLVTMAWWDDLWLNEGFATWMEGRTTRKLHPEWDVDSVDAAFTSRGAMGQDAFATTHPVVQHVATVEQASQAFDGITYGKGAAVIAMLEDYVGEDAWRNGVRSYIGNHAYGNAVTDQLWDEIEKAAPGKQFVAVAHDFTLQPGVPLIKASSACVGGSTRVQLEQGEYTVDRPDKTPLRWRVPVSVRGGEGKAVRVLVDGKASVTLPGCDAPALVNAGQKGYFRTLYAPAQFKALRSGFATLPVVDQMGLMLDTGALAAVGLQPESDSLDLAMQVPAEAAPELWQMVAGSLGGLDDLFKGDAKRQAAIHAFAIKRLAPKFAQLGWDNRAGDSAATRQLRNSLISTLGELGDAGVLAEARRRFDAFLVDPASLSPDLRRTVLGMMARNADTATWERLHALARQEKSSMLRDQYYGLLARAKDKALAQRALDMTLTDEPGATNGAAMISAVSWEHADLAFDFAVAHREQVDKLVDSTSRARFYPGLGGSASDLSMVEKINAFAEAHIAPTSRRDAERVVNGIQTRVKLRQQRLPQVDAWLKQQGV; this is encoded by the coding sequence ATGCGCCGCATCCTGACAATCGCCATCGCGCTCGCCCTGGCCGGCGCCGGCGGCGCCGCATACGCGCAGTCCATCGCTGCCGCCCCCGCCTCGGCTCCGGTGGTGGTGACGACACAGCTGCCGCGCGATGTCCGTCCGACCAATTACGACATCGAAGTGGAGCCGCATGCGGACCGCATGGCGTTCGACGGCAAGGTGCGGATCAACGTCGACGTGCTGGCGCCCACACGCAGCATCACCCTGAACGCGGGCGACCTCGAGTTCGGCACGGTCCGGCTGGCGCGCGCCAACGGCAAGGCACTGGCGCCGAAGACCAGCGTCGACGCCGCGGCGCAGACGGCGACCTTCAGCTTCGACCAGACCCTGCCGGTGGGCAGCTACCTGCTGACGATCGAATACAAGGGCAAGATCGGCACCCAGGCCAACGGCCTGTTCGCGCTGGACTATCCGACCGAAGCCGGCAAGAAACGCGCGCTCTATACCCAGTTCGAGAACTCCGATGCGCGCCGCTTCATCCCCTCCTGGGACGAGCCGGCGCACAAGGCCACGTTCCGGCTGGCGGTGACCGCGCCGTCCGCGCAGATGGTGGTCAGCAACATGCCGGTGGCCAGCACGCACGGCCTGGGCGACGGGCGCACGCTGACCCTGTTCAAGCCGACGCCGAAGATGTCGACCTACCTGCTGTTCCTGTCGGTGGGCGAATTCGATCGCGCCATCCTTGCCGACAACGGCGTGGAGATCGGCGTGATCGCACAGAAGGGCAAGGTGGAGCAGGCGCGCTTCGCCCTGGAGGCCAGCCGCGACGTGCTGCGCGAGTTCAACGACTACTTCGGCGTGGAATATCCGCTGCCGAAGCTGGACAACATCGCCGCCCCGGGGCGCAGCCAGTTCTTCAGCGCGATGGAGAACTGGGGCGCGATCTTCACCTTCGAAGCCTCGCTGCTGCTCGATCCGGCGACGTCCAACGTTTCCGACCAGCAGCGCGTGTTCACCACCGCCGCGCACGAGATCGCCCACCAGTGGTTCGGCAACCTGGTGACCATGGCCTGGTGGGACGACCTGTGGTTGAACGAAGGTTTCGCCACCTGGATGGAGGGCCGCACCACCCGCAAGCTGCATCCGGAATGGGACGTCGACAGCGTCGATGCGGCCTTCACCAGCCGCGGCGCTATGGGCCAGGACGCGTTCGCCACCACCCACCCGGTGGTGCAGCACGTAGCGACGGTGGAGCAGGCCAGCCAGGCCTTCGATGGCATCACCTACGGCAAGGGCGCGGCGGTGATCGCGATGCTGGAGGATTATGTGGGCGAGGACGCCTGGCGCAACGGCGTGCGCAGCTACATCGGCAACCACGCCTACGGCAATGCGGTGACCGACCAACTGTGGGACGAGATCGAAAAAGCCGCACCCGGCAAGCAGTTCGTCGCGGTCGCGCATGACTTCACCCTGCAGCCGGGCGTGCCGCTGATCAAGGCGAGCAGTGCCTGCGTCGGCGGCAGCACCCGCGTGCAGCTGGAGCAGGGCGAGTACACCGTGGACCGCCCCGACAAGACGCCGCTGCGCTGGCGCGTGCCGGTCAGCGTGCGCGGTGGCGAAGGCAAGGCGGTGCGCGTGCTGGTGGACGGCAAGGCCAGCGTGACCCTGCCCGGCTGCGACGCGCCGGCGCTGGTGAATGCCGGGCAGAAGGGCTACTTCCGCACGCTGTACGCACCGGCCCAGTTCAAGGCGCTGCGCAGCGGCTTCGCCACCCTGCCGGTGGTCGACCAGATGGGCCTGATGCTGGATACCGGCGCGCTGGCCGCGGTCGGCCTGCAGCCGGAATCCGACAGCCTGGACCTGGCCATGCAGGTGCCGGCCGAGGCGGCGCCGGAGCTGTGGCAGATGGTGGCCGGCTCGCTCGGTGGCCTGGATGATCTGTTCAAGGGCGATGCCAAGCGCCAGGCTGCGATCCATGCCTTCGCGATCAAGCGGCTGGCGCCGAAGTTCGCCCAGCTGGGCTGGGACAACCGTGCCGGCGACTCTGCCGCCACCCGGCAGCTGCGCAACAGCCTGATTTCGACCCTGGGCGAACTGGGCGATGCCGGGGTGCTGGCGGAAGCGCGCCGGCGCTTCGATGCGTTCCTGGTCGATCCCGCTTCGCTGTCACCGGACCTGCGCCGCACCGTGCTGGGCATGATGGCGCGCAATGCCGATACCGCCACCTGGGAGCGATTGCACGCGCTGGCGCGGCAGGAGAAGTCCTCGATGCTGCGCGACCAGTACTACGGCCTGCTGGCGCGGGCCAAGGACAAGGCGCTGGCGCAGCGCGCGCTGGACATGACGCTGACCGACGAACCCGGCGCCACCAACGGTGCGGCGATGATCTCCGCGGTGTCGTGGGAACACGCCGATCTGGCCTTCGATTTCGCCGTCGCCCACCGCGAGCAGGTGGACAAGCTGGTCGACTCCACCTCGCGCGCGCGCTTCTATCCCGGGCTCGGTGGCAGTGCCAGCGACCTGTCTATGGTGGAGAAGATCAATGCCTTCGCCGAAGCGCATATCGCCCCCACGTCGCGTCGCGATGCCGAGCGCGTGGTCAACGGCATCCAGACCCGGGTCAAGCTGCGCCAGCAGCGGCTGCCGCAGGTCGATGCGTGGTTGAAGCAGCAGGGCGTGTGA